A genomic stretch from Papio anubis isolate 15944 chromosome 18, Panubis1.0, whole genome shotgun sequence includes:
- the CCL22 gene encoding C-C motif chemokine 22 — MARLQTVFLGVLILLAVALQATEAGPYGANMEDSVCCRDYVRYRMPLRVVKHFYWTSDSCPRPGVVLLTSRDKEICADPRVPWVKMILNKLSQ, encoded by the exons ATGGCTCGCCTACAGACTGTGTTCCTGGGTGTCCTCATCCTCCTTGCTGTGGCGCTTCAAGCAACTGAGGCAG GCCCCTACGGCGCCAACATGGAAGACAGCGTCTGCTGCCGTGATTACGTCCGTTACCGTATGCCCCTGCGTGTGGTGAAACACTTCTACTGGACCTCAGACTCCTGCCCGAGGCCTGGCGTGGT GTTGCTAACCTCCAGGGATAAGGAGATCTGTGCCGATCCCAGAGTGCCCTGGGTGAAGATGATTCTCAATAAGCTGAGCCAATGA
- the CX3CL1 gene encoding fractalkine, whose protein sequence is MAPISLSWLLHLATLCHLTVLLAGQHHGVTKCNITCSKMTSKIPVALLIHYQQNQESCGKRAIVLETRQHRLFCADPKEQWVKDAMQHLDRQAAALTRTGGTFEKQIGLVKPRTTLAARGMEESAVPEPEATGESGSLKPTPSSREAQTALGTSPEQSTGVTGSSGTGLPPTPKAQDGGPVGTELFRVPPVSTAAVWQSSAPHQPGPGLWAEGKTSEAPSTQDPSTQASSTQASTTSSPAPEENTPSEGQPVWGQGQSPRPENSLEREEMGPVPAHTDAFQDWGPGSMAHVSVVPVSSEGTPSREPVVSGSWTPKPEEPIHATMDPQRLGVLITPVPDAQAATRRQAVGLLAFLGLLFCLGVAMFAYQSLQGCPRKMAGEMVEGLRYIPRSCGSNSYVLVPV, encoded by the exons ATGGCTCCGATATCTCTCTCGTGGCTGCTCCACTTGGCCACCCTCTGCCATCTGACTGTCCTGCTGGCTG GACAGCACCACGGCGTGACGAAATGCAACATTACATGCAGCAAGATGACATCAAAGATACCTGTGGCTTTGCTCATCCACTATCAACAGAACCAGGAATCATGCGGCAAACGTGCAATCGT CTTGGAGACGAGACAGCACAGGCTGTTCTGTGCCGACCCGAAGGAACAATGGGTCAAGGACGCGATGCAGCATCTGGACCGCCAGGCTGCTGCTCTGACTCGAACTGGCGGCACCTTCGAGAAGCAGATCGGCCTGGTGAAGCCCAGGACCACCCTTGCTGCCCGGGGAATGGAGGAGTCTGCAGTACCGGAGCCCGAAGCCACAGGCGAAAGCGGTAGCCTGAAGCCAACTCCTTCTTCCCGGGAGGCACAGACGGCCCTGGGGACCTCCCCAGAGCAGTCGACGGGCGTGACTGGTTCCTCAGGGACCGGGCTCCCCCCGACGCCAAAGGCTCAGGATGGAGGGCCTGTGGGCACGGAGCTTTTCCGAGTGCCTCCCGTCTCCACTGCCGCCGTGTGGCAGAGTTCTGCTCCCCACCAACCTGGGCCCGGCCTCTGGGCTGAGGGAAAGACCTCTGAGGCCCCGTCCACCCAGGACCCTTCCACCCAGGCCTCCTCCACCCAGGCCTCCACTacttcctccccagccccagaggAGAACACTCCGTCTGAAGGCCAGCCTGTGTGGGGTCAGGGACAGAGCCCCAGGCCAGAGAACTCTCTGGAGCGGGAGGAGATGGGTCCCGTGCCAGCACACACAGATGCCTTCCAGGACTGGGGGCCTGGCAGCATGGCCCACGTCTCTGTGGTCCCTGTCTCCTCGGAAGGAACCCCCAGCAGGGAGCCAGTGGTTTCAGGCAGCTGGACCCCTAAACCTGAGGAACCCATCCATGCCACCATGGACCCCCAGAGGCTGGGCGTCCTTATCACTCCTGTCCCTGACGCCCAGGCTGCCACCCGGAGGCAGGCAGTGGGGCTGCtggccttccttggcctcctctTCTGCCTGGGGGTGGCCATGTTCGCCTACCAGAGCCTCCAGGGCTGCCCTCGAAAGATGGCGGGAGAGATGGTGGAGGGCCTCCGCTACATCCCCCGGAGCTGTGGTAGTAACTCATATGTCCTGGTGCCCGTGTGA